A single region of the Hominilimicola fabiformis genome encodes:
- the rpsB gene encoding 30S ribosomal protein S2 produces MANVISMKQLLEAGVHFGHQTRRWNPKMAEYIFTERNGIYIIDLQKTVKKVEEAYYFVRDIAASGEDILFVGTKKQAQDSIKEEAERVGMYYVNARWLGGMLTNFKTIQKRIERLAQINQMEEDGTFDMLPKKEVIKLKAQRDKLEKYLGGIKDMKKLPGAMFIVDPRKEKIAIAEAKKLNIPVVAIVDTNCDPDEVDYVIPGNDDAIRAVKLIASTMANAIIEGRQGEDALADAETAEEDTVEE; encoded by the coding sequence ATGGCAAACGTAATTTCAATGAAACAGCTTTTAGAAGCAGGTGTTCACTTCGGACACCAAACAAGAAGATGGAACCCTAAAATGGCTGAATACATCTTCACAGAAAGAAACGGTATCTACATCATCGACCTTCAAAAGACAGTTAAAAAGGTTGAAGAAGCTTATTATTTCGTAAGAGATATTGCTGCAAGCGGTGAAGATATTCTATTCGTTGGTACAAAGAAACAAGCTCAAGACTCAATTAAAGAAGAGGCTGAAAGAGTTGGTATGTACTATGTAAACGCAAGATGGCTTGGCGGTATGCTTACAAACTTCAAGACAATCCAAAAGAGAATTGAAAGACTTGCTCAAATCAACCAAATGGAAGAAGACGGTACTTTCGATATGCTACCAAAGAAGGAAGTTATTAAGCTAAAGGCTCAAAGAGATAAGCTTGAAAAGTATCTTGGCGGTATTAAAGATATGAAGAAACTTCCTGGCGCAATGTTCATCGTTGACCCAAGAAAAGAAAAGATTGCTATCGCAGAAGCTAAGAAACTTAACATTCCTGTAGTAGCTATCGTTGATACAAACTGTGACCCTGATGAAGTAGACTACGTTATCCCTGGTAACGACGACGCTATCAGAGCCGTAAAGCTAATCGCATCAACAATGGCTAACGCTATTATCGAAGGCAGACAGGGCGAAGATGCTCTTGCAGATGCTGAAACAGCTGAAGAAGATACAGTAGAAGAATAA
- the tsf gene encoding translation elongation factor Ts, whose product MAFTAKDVKELREMTGCGMMDCKKALTETDGDKDKAVEYLREKGLATAAKKSGRIAAEGIVKAYVDGNVGVLVEVNSETDFVAKNDEFQQFVSDVAKTIAEQNPADVEALKELKCGDSTIGEMLTEKIAKIGENMNIRRFARIETTGAVVDYIHAAGKIGVLVEADAENNDTTKECLRNVAMQVAALSPKYLSSDDIPEEYKEHEKKILIEQLKNDPKNASKPENIIEKMITGRLAKEFKEVCLLEQEYVKAENKENVAKYVKSVGDITIKQFVRFETGEGLEKREDDFAAEVASMVK is encoded by the coding sequence ATGGCATTTACAGCTAAAGACGTAAAAGAATTAAGAGAAATGACAGGTTGCGGTATGATGGACTGTAAGAAGGCTCTTACAGAAACAGACGGTGACAAGGATAAGGCTGTTGAATATTTGAGAGAAAAAGGTCTTGCAACAGCTGCTAAGAAGTCAGGCAGAATTGCTGCTGAAGGTATCGTTAAGGCTTATGTTGACGGTAACGTAGGCGTACTTGTAGAAGTAAACTCAGAAACAGACTTCGTTGCTAAGAATGATGAATTCCAACAGTTTGTTTCAGACGTTGCCAAGACAATCGCTGAACAAAATCCTGCTGACGTTGAAGCACTTAAAGAATTAAAGTGCGGAGACAGCACAATCGGAGAAATGCTTACAGAAAAGATTGCTAAGATCGGCGAAAATATGAACATCAGACGTTTCGCAAGAATTGAAACGACAGGTGCAGTTGTAGATTATATCCACGCTGCAGGTAAGATTGGTGTATTGGTTGAGGCTGACGCTGAAAACAATGACACTACAAAAGAGTGTCTAAGAAACGTTGCAATGCAAGTTGCAGCACTTAGCCCTAAGTATCTTTCAAGCGATGATATTCCTGAAGAATATAAGGAACACGAAAAGAAGATTCTTATTGAGCAACTTAAGAATGATCCTAAGAATGCATCTAAGCCTGAAAACATCATCGAAAAGATGATCACAGGTCGTCTTGCTAAGGAATTCAAGGAAGTTTGCCTACTTGAGCAAGAATACGTTAAGGCTGAAAATAAGGAAAACGTTGCTAAGTACGTTAAGAGCGTTGGCGACATTACTATTAAGCAATTCGTACGTTTTGAAACAGGCGAAGGTCTTGAAAAGCGTGAAGACGATTTCGCAGCAGAAGTTGCATCAATGGTAAAGTAA
- a CDS encoding formate/nitrite transporter family protein: MLRIKEKGIEDMGKKIISFLSDGILSGIFLCVGCCVSMSVESKPLGAFLFSLGLCAIIVFKFGLFTGKAGYMAVKPLSYVPEVVLTFIGNATGAAIGGFLLNLTRLEATLSEKAAAITATKFADSPLSIFVLAVFCGILMFTAVDGNKRATEKGDFVMSLFIVVLPVMVFILCGFNHCIADTCYFFISKCANASQAAVYFLCAVLGNAVGCMSVPMVKKLSLNKLF; this comes from the coding sequence CTGCTTAGGATAAAAGAAAAGGGAATAGAAGATATGGGGAAAAAGATTATATCATTTTTGTCTGACGGTATTTTGTCGGGAATATTTTTGTGCGTAGGCTGTTGTGTGAGTATGTCGGTTGAGTCAAAACCGCTGGGAGCGTTCTTGTTCAGCTTGGGTTTGTGTGCAATTATTGTGTTTAAATTCGGTTTGTTTACTGGTAAAGCCGGATATATGGCGGTAAAACCGTTGTCGTATGTGCCGGAAGTTGTACTTACCTTTATCGGTAATGCAACAGGTGCGGCGATAGGCGGTTTCTTGCTTAACCTTACACGTTTGGAAGCGACTTTATCGGAAAAGGCCGCTGCTATCACGGCAACAAAGTTCGCCGATTCACCGCTTAGTATATTTGTATTGGCGGTGTTCTGCGGTATATTGATGTTTACGGCGGTTGACGGAAATAAAAGAGCGACTGAAAAAGGTGACTTTGTGATGTCGCTGTTTATAGTGGTTTTACCTGTTATGGTGTTCATACTTTGCGGATTTAATCACTGTATCGCAGATACTTGTTACTTCTTTATAAGTAAATGTGCTAATGCGTCACAGGCGGCAGTATATTTCTTATGTGCTGTACTTGGTAATGCTGTCGGTTGTATGTCTGTACCAATGGTTAAAAAATTATCGCTTAATAAATTGTTTTAA